In one window of Scyliorhinus canicula chromosome 17, sScyCan1.1, whole genome shotgun sequence DNA:
- the LOC119952300 gene encoding zinc finger protein OZF-like yields the protein MVRKNTVHIGKKPWKCEDCDERFRSPSEVEIHRRSHTGERPFTCSVCGKGFTRSSNLLTHQQIHTGARPFTCSECGKKFIHSSDLLLHQRVHTGDRPFTCSECGKGFTSSSELLTHQRIHTGERPYTCPECGKGFTRSSHLLKHQRVHTGERPFTCSYCGKGFAQSSNLLQHQRVHTGSRPFPCPECGKGFTRSTGLQQHQRVHTGEKPFQCSECGKGFTHSSNLMKHQRVHTNQRPFKCPECGKFFKSTRDLMSHQRVHTDDRPFRCSHCGTGFRRSSQLTQHQRVHTGERPFTCSKCGKGFTQSSNLLTHQRVHTGERPFTCSKCGKGFTHSSNLLKHQHIHTSERPFKCPDCGKCYKSSEQLMRHQHVHHDERLFRCSHCGSGFRRSSQLNVHQRLHTIEQLYTSE from the coding sequence ATGGTAAGAAAAAACACCGTTCACATTGGGAAGAAACCTTGGAAATGTGAAGACTGTGATGAGCGATTCAGATCCCCGTCTGAAGTGGAAATTCATCGGCGCAGTCATACTGGGGAGCGACCGttcacctgttctgtgtgtgggaagggattcactcgatcatccaacctgttgacacaccagcaaattcacactggtgccagaccattcacctgctcagaatgTGGGAAGAAATTCATTCATTCATCTGACTTGCTGctgcaccagcgggttcacactggggatagaccgttcacctgctctgagtgtgggaagggattcacttcttCATCTGAACtgttgacacaccagcgaattcacactggcgaGAGGCCATACACCTgtcccgagtgtgggaagggattcactcggtcatcccacttgctgaaacatcagcgagttcacactggggagaggccattcacctgctcttattgtgggaagggattcgctcagtcctCCAACCTGCTGCAgcatcaacgagttcacactgggtcgaggccattcccctgccctgagtgtgggaaaggattcactcgatCAACAGGGCTGCaacaacaccagcgagttcacactggggagaaaccgtttcagtgctctgagtgtgggaagggattcactcactcATCCAACCTAATgaaacaccaacgagttcacaccaaccagagaccttttaaatgcccagaATGCGGGAAGTTCTTTAAAAGTACCCGGGACCTGATGtctcatcaacgtgttcacactgacgatagaccattcaggtgctctcatTGTGGAACTGGATTCAGACGATCATCTCAGCTCActcaacaccagcgagttcacactggggagagaccgttcacctgctctaagtgtggaaagggattcactcagtcatccaacctgctgacacatcagcgtgttcacactggggaaaggccattcacttgctctaagtgtgggaaaggattcacacactcgtccaacctgctgaaacaccagcatATTCATACATcggagagaccatttaaatgtccagactgtgggaagtgctataaaagttctgagcAGCTAATGCGTCATCAACATGTTCACCATGATGAGAGACTGTTCAGATGCTCTCATTGTGGAAgtgggttcagacgatcatctcAACTCAATGTACATCAGCGACTTCATACAATAGAGCAGCTATATACTTCTGAGTGA